One genomic segment of Paenibacillus sp. FSL H8-0332 includes these proteins:
- a CDS encoding TIGR00730 family Rossman fold protein, whose amino-acid sequence MKSIAVFCGSSEGASPVYKESAILLGKELAARNITLIYGGATVGLMGAIADSVMQAGGRVIGVLPHFLKQREIEHTRLTELIMVDSMHERKLKMSELADGFIAMPGGPGTMEEYFEIFTWAQLGLHQKPCGLLNVNHYYDPLITLFSNMAREQFMQEKHHSIMLNATTPEGILQQFAEYTPPPVKQYLTDERI is encoded by the coding sequence ATGAAGAGTATCGCAGTGTTCTGCGGTTCCAGTGAAGGGGCTTCGCCCGTATACAAGGAATCCGCTATTCTACTCGGCAAGGAGCTTGCCGCACGTAACATTACGCTGATCTATGGCGGAGCTACTGTAGGCTTGATGGGCGCTATTGCAGATAGCGTGATGCAGGCGGGAGGCCGCGTGATCGGGGTGCTGCCGCATTTTCTGAAGCAAAGGGAAATCGAGCACACCCGTCTGACGGAGCTGATTATGGTAGACTCTATGCACGAACGGAAGCTTAAGATGTCTGAGCTGGCGGACGGATTCATTGCTATGCCGGGCGGCCCGGGCACGATGGAGGAGTATTTCGAGATCTTCACCTGGGCTCAGCTCGGCCTGCATCAGAAGCCCTGCGGACTGCTTAATGTGAATCATTATTATGATCCGCTGATTACCCTGTTCAGCAACATGGCCCGGGAACAATTCATGCAGGAGAAGCATCATTCCATCATGCTGAACGCTACCACGCCGGAGGGCATTTTGCAGCAGTTCGCAGAGTATACCCCGCCTCCAGTGAAGCAATATCTTACAGATGAGCGCATTTGA